One bacterium DNA segment encodes these proteins:
- a CDS encoding PEP-CTERM sorting domain-containing protein, which yields MQKLSMLDSNGKTAVLPLLLLLVGMTLAAGTASAGTILPGLYQLLDHPDGAVSPPPYGLRADALGFTFSVELSGADVVLEWDGGSTASITGSLWNNQASEMWTVDYTLTGVTAAPLDLGFTATGGSGTLTDPALNDYTLTAEANGSGSVFDFLADGHRLGGHPAFGDEDTAVGRGWLEPPGSTDDWLVRAVVIPEPGTALLLGLGLAGLARQNRNRGSRA from the coding sequence ATGCAGAAGCTCTCGATGCTGGACTCGAATGGGAAGACGGCGGTTCTACCGCTCCTCCTCCTCCTCGTTGGAATGACGCTCGCGGCCGGGACGGCCTCGGCAGGAACGATCCTGCCGGGTCTCTACCAGCTGCTCGATCACCCCGACGGAGCGGTCAGTCCTCCGCCCTATGGCCTCCGAGCCGATGCGCTCGGCTTCACGTTCAGCGTGGAGCTGAGTGGCGCGGACGTCGTCCTCGAGTGGGACGGCGGCTCGACCGCGAGCATCACCGGAAGCCTCTGGAACAACCAGGCCTCGGAAATGTGGACCGTCGACTACACGCTCACGGGCGTGACGGCGGCGCCGCTTGATCTGGGGTTCACCGCCACCGGTGGATCCGGAACGCTGACCGACCCGGCGCTCAACGACTACACGTTGACCGCCGAGGCGAACGGCTCCGGATCGGTGTTCGACTTCCTCGCGGATGGTCACCGACTCGGTGGCCATCCGGCGTTCGGGGATGAGGACACCGCCGTCGGGCGCGGGTGGCTCGAGCCGCCCGGATCGACGGACGACTGGCTCGTCCGCGCGGTCGTGATTCCGGAGCCGGGCACGGCTCTGTTGCTCGGGCTGGGACTGGCGGGCCTCGCGCGCCAGAACCGGAACCGAGGGAGCAGGGCGTAG
- a CDS encoding AMP-binding protein: MSPALDADPTAPATPPSRDHDVGRWVEAHATRRPDALAWADDHRRCDYATAADRIERLSGWLAAQGVSEGDRIAVWLGNRGATLEALFAGARLGAIVLPVNARLTSEEVAFQLDDCRPSVLLVEHDWRARAEEAIASAERCDPVVLRVGGAPDAYEAALASAAGVPARDVASPEDAAILMYTSGTTGKPKGALLPLRKTLYNCLNAERYFDLSPTDRVLVVAPLFHSLGLQILALPAVFAGAGLVIQEGFDPARVWRAIEQEGVTYYGGVPTMHERLLACLETGEPVTAPPASLRFAFTAGAAAPSELIRAYHDRGLAMMQGYGQTETSILTCLDPASTLTKAGSVGRPVRHGEIRLVDPASLEDPPEQWRDVGVGEVGEIVVAGPITMLGYWERPEANAETLRGEWLRTGDLATRDEDFDVTLVGRAREMYISGGENVYPAEVEATLVEHPDVAEAAVVAVADETWGEVGIAYVAASPGGRVSEAAVLDWLGPRLARYKQPQAIRVVDALPRTASGKVQKHRLPGA, encoded by the coding sequence ATGTCTCCCGCCCTCGATGCCGATCCGACTGCACCCGCTACGCCTCCGTCGCGCGACCACGACGTCGGACGCTGGGTCGAAGCCCACGCGACCCGACGTCCGGACGCCCTGGCCTGGGCGGACGACCATCGACGCTGCGACTACGCGACCGCCGCCGATCGGATCGAGCGCCTCTCCGGATGGCTGGCTGCGCAAGGCGTTTCCGAGGGCGACCGGATCGCCGTCTGGCTCGGCAATCGGGGGGCCACGCTGGAAGCGCTCTTCGCGGGAGCGCGTCTCGGTGCGATCGTGCTGCCGGTCAACGCACGCCTCACGTCCGAAGAGGTCGCGTTCCAGCTCGACGACTGTCGGCCGAGCGTCCTCCTCGTCGAGCACGACTGGCGAGCGCGGGCCGAGGAAGCCATCGCGTCCGCGGAACGCTGCGATCCCGTCGTGCTGCGCGTCGGCGGCGCGCCCGACGCCTACGAGGCTGCGCTCGCGAGCGCCGCAGGCGTCCCCGCACGCGACGTCGCCTCGCCCGAGGACGCGGCGATCCTGATGTATACGAGCGGGACGACCGGCAAGCCGAAAGGCGCGCTGCTGCCGCTCCGGAAGACGCTCTACAACTGCCTCAACGCGGAGCGCTACTTCGATCTCTCGCCCACGGATCGCGTCCTCGTCGTCGCACCGCTCTTCCACTCGCTCGGGCTTCAGATCCTGGCCCTGCCCGCGGTCTTCGCCGGCGCCGGGCTCGTGATCCAGGAGGGTTTCGACCCGGCGCGGGTCTGGCGCGCGATCGAGCAGGAGGGTGTGACCTACTACGGGGGCGTGCCAACCATGCACGAGCGGCTGCTCGCCTGTCTCGAGACCGGCGAGCCCGTCACCGCCCCACCCGCGTCCCTCCGCTTCGCCTTCACCGCCGGAGCCGCCGCGCCGAGCGAGCTGATCCGCGCCTATCACGATCGCGGCCTCGCGATGATGCAGGGCTACGGCCAGACGGAGACGTCGATCCTGACCTGCCTCGACCCCGCGTCGACGCTCACGAAGGCGGGGAGCGTCGGCCGCCCGGTGCGCCACGGCGAGATCCGCCTCGTCGATCCCGCGAGCCTCGAGGATCCGCCCGAGCAGTGGCGCGACGTTGGGGTCGGCGAGGTCGGGGAGATCGTCGTCGCGGGTCCGATCACCATGCTCGGCTACTGGGAACGGCCCGAGGCGAACGCCGAGACGCTCCGGGGCGAATGGCTTCGAACCGGAGACCTCGCGACCCGCGACGAGGATTTCGACGTGACCCTCGTCGGCCGCGCGCGCGAGATGTACATCTCGGGCGGCGAGAACGTCTACCCCGCGGAGGTCGAGGCGACCCTCGTCGAGCACCCGGACGTGGCGGAAGCCGCGGTCGTCGCCGTCGCGGACGAGACCTGGGGCGAGGTCGGGATCGCGTACGTCGCGGCGAGTCCCGGCGGCCGCGTCTCGGAAGCGGCGGTCCTCGACTGGCTGGGCCCGCGCCTCGCCCGGTACAAGCAGCCGCAGGCGATCCGCGTGGTCGACGCCCTCCCCCGCACGGCCAGCGGAAAGGTCCAGAAGCACCGACTGCCCGGCGCCTGA
- a CDS encoding porin family protein: MSPVSPVSLNSARWLVALGVASFAVALFVPTAMAQDEDRFERPGAIGVGYVYAASDYDHVPGQGSNTSGASGFTIRMTYRFNQWIASHARGDYVRGFDVRFAGDDVDADYGQGTIGVRLFPLAPLTEAFDDRVEPFLDATGGIGHVTRNFQGAVSDEKEYGFAARFGAGADLWLTDAIGVELGAFYNLGTGELYDYSYYGGTGAVTYRF, from the coding sequence ATGTCGCCCGTGTCGCCCGTTTCCCTGAACTCCGCTCGTTGGTTGGTGGCGCTGGGCGTCGCCAGCTTCGCGGTCGCGCTCTTCGTGCCGACGGCGATGGCCCAGGATGAAGATCGCTTCGAACGTCCGGGGGCGATCGGCGTCGGCTATGTCTACGCCGCCAGCGACTACGATCACGTGCCCGGTCAGGGCAGCAACACCAGTGGTGCGAGCGGCTTCACGATCCGGATGACCTATCGGTTCAACCAGTGGATCGCTTCGCACGCGCGCGGCGACTACGTCCGTGGCTTCGACGTCCGCTTCGCCGGCGACGACGTCGACGCCGACTACGGTCAGGGGACGATCGGCGTGCGTCTCTTCCCGCTCGCTCCGCTGACCGAAGCCTTCGACGATCGCGTCGAGCCTTTCCTCGATGCGACGGGCGGGATCGGTCACGTGACGCGCAACTTCCAGGGCGCGGTGTCCGACGAGAAGGAGTACGGCTTCGCCGCGCGATTCGGGGCCGGGGCCGATCTCTGGTTGACCGACGCGATCGGCGTCGAGCTGGGCGCCTTCTACAACCTGGGGACCGGGGAGCTCTACGACTACTCCTACTACGGCGGCACGGGCGCCGTCACCTACCGGTTCTAG